Proteins encoded by one window of Rutidosis leptorrhynchoides isolate AG116_Rl617_1_P2 chromosome 7, CSIRO_AGI_Rlap_v1, whole genome shotgun sequence:
- the LOC139859157 gene encoding WAT1-related protein At5g40240-like, with translation IDDVMPFVVMLMITCLDMSVLTIVKAAMNGGMNKFIMTSIVYIVYHDALGTLILLPFLILHIYRNVVPQLTSRLLFRFFILGLLGIFLYQVLAYQGIYYSSPIMASAISNLMPANTFLIALIFSMEKIDIRSSSSLAKLLGTIVAISGAMVFTFYQGPEIFKTIQSNPDSPNRLVLSQSSDWVFGGLILVIGGIVGALWNVLQTATAREYPDQRTMVFLFCLFGTIQCIVISPFLERDPSAWVLQPGIGMIAVVFGAVFSVAFRSTAITWCLPKKGPVFVAMFSPLSIVIAVIMGVTFLGDSLHLGSAIGATIVAAGFYTVMWGQAKPRKRRTSYWWWWWWWRRIRTLYMNHHRLTKQCLFFHP, from the exons ATAAGTTTATCATGACCAGTATAGTTTATATTGTTTACCATGATGCTCTTGGAACATTGATTCTTCTTCCATTTCTCATTCTACACATCTACAG AAATGTTGTGCCTCAGCTCACTTCGCGTCTTCTTTTCAGATTCTTCATCCTTGGACTTTTAGG GATTTTTCTTTATCAAGTACTTGCTTATCAAGGAATTTACTACAGTTCTCCAATAATGGCAAGTGCCATCTCAAACTTGATGCCTGCCAACACATTCTTGATTGCACTAATTTTCAG TATGGAGAAAATAGATATAAGAAGTTCGAGCAGTCTAGCCAAATTATTGGGTACCATAGTAGCAATCTCAGGAGCAATGGTGTTCACATTCTATCAAGGTCCAGAAATTTTTAAAACCATACAGTCTAATCCCGATTCGCCCAATCGTCTTGTTTTGTCACAATCGTCGGACTGGGTATTTGGAGGTCTGATTCTTGTTATTGGCGGAATCGTTGGTGCCTTATGGAACGTTTTACAA ACAGCAACAGCTAGAGAGTACCCAGATCAACGAACAATGGTCTTTTTGTTCTGCCTTTTTGGAACGATTCAATGTATAGTTATATCTCCTTTTCTAGAACGAGATCCAAGCGCTTGGGTGCTGCAACCCGGAATTGGGATGATTGCTGTTGTTTTTGGG GCGGTGTTTTCTGTTGCGTTTCGTAGTACTGCTATAACTTGGTGCTTGCCGAAAAAAGGTCCTGTTTTTGTGGCAATGTTCTCTCCGCTATCGATAGTTATCGCAGTTATCATGGGTGTCACATTTCTTGGTGATTCACTTCATTTAGGAAG TGCCATTGGAGCCACAATAGTTGCTGCGGGATTTTACACAGTTATGTGGGGCCAGGCGAAACCGCGAAAGAGAAGAACAAGTtactggtggtggtggtggtggtggaggagGATTCGGACGTTGTACATGAATCATCATCGTCTGACCAAACAGTGCCTCTTCTTTCATCCGTAA